CATAGGCAAGAAACTCTTCGAGGTGCCACCCAGGTACATAGGCCAGAGCGTCGAGGTGAGGTTCGAGCCTGACGACCTTTCGGAGGTATTGGTGTACGAGAACGGTGCCGAGGTCGCGAGGGTTAGGCCAGTCAATCTCGCGGACAATGCCAGGGTGAAGCGTGAAAAGCCCGCGCTCAGGCTTTCTGACATCGCCGGCGGAACGGAGGAGTGAGCATGTACAGGGCGTTCTACTCTCTTTCCAGGGAGCCTTTCGCCAAGGACATACGGCCCCAGGACCATTTCCCGTCCAGGTCGTTCAAGGAAGCCCTGGCCAGGCTGAAGTACCTTGTCGACGCCAGGGGCTTCGGCGCTCTGGTCGGCGAGCCCGGCTCAGGCAAGACTTACGCTCTTCGCACTCTTGCCGACGGGCTGAACCCAGCCCTCTACAAGGTCATGTACCTGCCCTTTTCTTCGGGTACCACCATGGACATGTACAGGAGCCTTGCCGCCGAACTTGGTGAGGAGCCGGGGTATCGCAAAAGCGACTTGTTCCGCCAGATCCAGAGGGCTGTCGAACACCTTCACAACGAGAAAAGAGTGACGCCGGTGTTTATCCTCGACGAGATGCACCTGGCTAGAGCCGATTTCCTCATGGACCTGGCGATGATATTCAACTTCTCCATGGACTCCAAGAGTCCCTTCGTGTTTGTCATCGCGGGACTGCCCTTTCTCACCGCCAGGCTGCGGCTCAACCAGACCCAGTCCCTCGCCCAGAGGGTCATCGTCCACTACAAGATGGAGCCCATGGACAAGGACGAGGTGTCTCGCTACGTCGAGCACCAACTGAGGCTTGCCGGCGGTGTCACCAACATCTTCACCGACCAGGCCCTTGAGGCCATCGCTTCCCACTCGGGAGGATGGCCGCGCCTCGTAAACAACCTGGCCACGACTGCTCTACTGCTGGGAGCCCAACTCAAGCAGAACCCCATCGACGCTGAAACGATCAGACTCGCATCAGCCGACGCCAGCCTCTAGTCCAGCACGCGGAACAGAACTACCAAGGTGGCGCCTCTCAGGCGCCACCCTTTTATTTCGATCCCTCCGAACCCCGCCGCGCCAACGTGCAAAGTGCAAACCGAGGGTCGCGACAAAGTGAAAGAGGTCCGGAAAGCCATCCGAGGGAATCCGAAAACTTGCAGATTGGAACGGAAGATCTGGCCAGAGGATTGTGCAAAACATGGGGCTCGCTAATCTGCAAAGTGACACCATTCCCCTCATCCCTCGAATGTCGTAGCCCATCTCCGCAAGCCGCGCCCGGTAGTCTCTGAAGGCCTCGGGCATCTCTCGGATGGCAGCCAACAAATCCTAACCTCGAGATTCGGCCCTCTTTCCTGCATCAACTTCGCATCCAGATCCTCTAGGACTATGCCCAGGATCTCCCGGCCCACCTCCGCTAACCAGCCTCGAGCCCTGAGGCCGTCTACGTGGACCGGGCCAGCATCCACGTTTCGCGACACTTCCGCGCCGCATGCACCGCCCTCGGCATCCAGGTCATCCTGGGCCGCAGGAAAAACCCCGTCGCCCGCGGCAAGGTAGAGCGATTCAGCCAGACCGCCCAAAACGAGGTCTGCCCGGAGCTGCGCCTGCGGGCCCTGCGCGCCTCCCTGGACCCCCTCAGGTCACTCTGGCTGTACCTGCCTAATCCCCTGCTCCCCGCTCGGGGGCTTTACCGCCGACTGCTCCTCGGCCTCGGCGTGGAGCCTCGCTACCACAAATCAGATACCCTAAACCAGCTCGCCGACACCCTGTGGACCGTGCAGGGAAAGACCCCGGTGGTCGTGATCGACGACGCCCACCTGCTACCGGAGGCCAGCCTGCAGGAACTGAGACTACTCACCAATTTCGACATGGACAGCACCTGCCCCATGGCGCTCTCGTGGGCCAAACCCTACTGCGGGACAGGTTCCGGCTTTCCTGCTACGACCATATTACCCAGCGGCTCATGGTGCGGTACCACATGCGGGGACTCACCGCCCCGGAAACCAGGGAGTATATCACCCATCACCTCAAAGTGGCAGGCCGTACTTCGCCCCTGTTTACCCCGGAGGCTATCGAGGAGATCTTCCAGTACGCCCGCGGCATCCGCAGCCGCATTAACCAGGTGCGTGCCAATTCACTCCTGGCCGCCTTCATCGAACAGAAAGAACTCATCGACCAGAAGCTGGTGCTCAGGGTGATCCAGGACTTGAGCGGGAACTAAACCCTAACCCGGCGGCTACCCTTCCTTCCAGGGCAGCCTTCTTCGTGTCACGCAAAAGTCATCTCAATCTGAGACAATTCGGTCAGGAAAACGTGAGACGGTACAGATCTGGGGGAGCCGTTGGTCATCCTTATATTGGCACTGATCATATTTGGTCCTGGAAAGCTTCCGGATGTTGGTCATGCTCTGGGCAAGGCATTCAGGGAGTTCAAGAAGGCGGCTCTGCCCCCGCCGCCGCCTCCTGAGAAGCCGCTCCCGAAACCTGCCCCGGAAGTCGCCGCGTAGCTTACCACCGTCCGTATCGAAGTGTTTAGTGCATCCGTGAGCCCGCCGACGATGCTTCCCACCGGGAGATGCCCTTGCCTTCCTCCTACCATAACCGTGGGCGGAGCCCCGTTACCTCAGGCCCGTCTGTTTCTGGCAAGAGCGCCTCAATCTGCGCCGAAACTTCCCTGGCTACTCCCAGGACGACCGCGTAGCTCAGGTAACGCCTAGTCCGGCTTCGGGTCCCGGCCGTACAGGATGTGGAGTACGACCGTTGCTGCCACGGAAGCGGCCAAAACGAAAAGAGAACTTTGCGTGACCAGACGCGTGACAGCACGTTCTCTGTCAGCCCGGGCTGCCCAGGCTTCCTCTTCGGAAAGGATCGAGTCGAGGACGTCCATGTCGTCGGTGTTCGTGGCTTGTGGGACCAGGCGCTTCGGAAACACCAGCCGCCCTTCGAGAAACCGGCCTGGCGAAAGATGCGGCAACGTCCAGGTTATGAGCTCGGGAGAGACGATCCGGACGCTGGCCGACAGCGGACCGTGACCCCAGGCTCTTACCTCGTCCAGCCGGGCACCCTGCGGAAGCCTGAGATTTACCGTCACGTTATCGGAGGATACCTCCCACCTTTCGCCGACGAATTTCCAGTATAGCTCCGCGAC
Above is a genomic segment from Bacillota bacterium containing:
- a CDS encoding twin-arginine translocase TatA/TatE family subunit; translation: MVILILALIIFGPGKLPDVGHALGKAFREFKKAALPPPPPPEKPLPKPAPEVAA
- a CDS encoding AAA family ATPase; translation: MYRAFYSLSREPFAKDIRPQDHFPSRSFKEALARLKYLVDARGFGALVGEPGSGKTYALRTLADGLNPALYKVMYLPFSSGTTMDMYRSLAAELGEEPGYRKSDLFRQIQRAVEHLHNEKRVTPVFILDEMHLARADFLMDLAMIFNFSMDSKSPFVFVIAGLPFLTARLRLNQTQSLAQRVIVHYKMEPMDKDEVSRYVEHQLRLAGGVTNIFTDQALEAIASHSGGWPRLVNNLATTALLLGAQLKQNPIDAETIRLASADASL
- a CDS encoding Mu transposase C-terminal domain-containing protein, yielding IGKKLFEVPPRYIGQSVEVRFEPDDLSEVLVYENGAEVARVRPVNLADNARVKREKPALRLSDIAGGTEE